A single region of the Phycisphaerae bacterium RAS1 genome encodes:
- a CDS encoding putative peptidase: MIAEMLKRVHRKWMGGTSATVMSCAVLLLTANPDGCTPAEDNGFEHKPTPVQEQGDAEDRVYTPTRVKGPIDRVELPDLARPMEALDIDYRDFTLDILHDGDGSVAQTFTFFAGADVESFRFELTAAQLEPEPQPGDDDSLTELNPRRAKLEVLSGGGQLVQTIETNGRITTGEISGNVGLLRVTAAAWQQYMPPQITVHSLHALRAKVRLSVPLIRIERGLANSVSSAPLALNEPVEMALTPDQRTYFFSISGVAGRNIDVAVDGAGRELADGSAGAKLRIVDAAAGAFPLSDAPIAGRSVEVWPRFDAGDPTTKDDDRFRGAPFRRFAPATTDTLLLAVTNEGVGGLGHVRIRVNEIVSTGLSFPSDEPEAFTRMPFSPATVVIGVDRDPAPGAAMGIFPATLDCTNYAGLTGMVTVSGPPVWVPGPSHLECVTIWGEEYCVEVPGDPVQVPGPSVPAPRFPPVCYDGHEGTDYPLLLGRIGQEIGVDVTAAAAGIVVRTGDGHADDCFADPFNEFKPRCPDTRNPANFIIVRQNDGLVAAYFHLATDSVAVSVGQRVACGQFLGLAASSGDSTAPHLHFELQNLSPTAFDPNAAPVSVLQDWSLFSVRNSGVAVDPYLPNLWAALDAFGEPIPVCP; encoded by the coding sequence ATGATTGCCGAAATGCTGAAACGCGTGCATCGGAAGTGGATGGGCGGAACGTCCGCGACGGTCATGAGCTGCGCCGTGCTGCTGCTGACGGCCAACCCCGACGGGTGCACCCCGGCGGAGGACAACGGATTCGAACATAAACCGACGCCGGTGCAGGAGCAGGGAGACGCGGAGGACCGGGTGTACACGCCGACGCGCGTGAAGGGACCGATCGACCGGGTGGAGTTGCCGGATCTGGCGCGCCCGATGGAGGCGTTGGACATCGACTATCGCGATTTCACGCTGGATATTTTGCACGACGGCGACGGCTCGGTGGCGCAGACGTTTACGTTCTTCGCCGGCGCCGATGTCGAGTCGTTCCGATTCGAACTGACGGCGGCGCAGCTCGAACCCGAGCCGCAGCCGGGCGACGATGATTCGCTCACGGAACTCAACCCGCGGCGGGCGAAGCTGGAAGTGCTGTCGGGCGGCGGGCAGTTGGTGCAGACGATCGAGACGAACGGCAGGATCACGACCGGCGAGATTTCCGGAAACGTCGGGCTGCTGCGCGTGACGGCCGCAGCGTGGCAGCAGTACATGCCGCCGCAGATCACGGTGCATTCGCTGCACGCCCTGCGAGCAAAGGTCCGGCTTAGCGTTCCGCTGATTCGCATCGAGCGCGGCCTTGCGAATTCGGTCTCATCGGCGCCGCTGGCGCTAAATGAGCCGGTCGAGATGGCGCTGACGCCGGACCAGCGCACTTATTTCTTTTCAATCAGCGGCGTTGCGGGGCGGAACATTGACGTTGCCGTGGATGGGGCCGGGCGCGAGCTGGCGGACGGATCGGCCGGCGCGAAGCTGCGGATCGTCGATGCGGCGGCGGGCGCCTTCCCGCTCAGCGACGCGCCGATCGCGGGCCGCAGCGTCGAAGTATGGCCGCGTTTTGACGCCGGCGATCCGACGACGAAGGACGACGATCGCTTCCGCGGCGCGCCCTTCCGGCGCTTCGCGCCGGCGACGACGGACACGCTGCTGCTTGCGGTGACGAACGAGGGTGTCGGCGGTCTCGGGCACGTGCGGATTCGGGTGAATGAAATCGTATCCACGGGCCTCTCGTTTCCGTCGGATGAACCGGAGGCGTTCACGCGGATGCCGTTCAGCCCGGCGACGGTGGTCATTGGCGTCGATCGCGACCCGGCCCCGGGCGCGGCGATGGGTATTTTTCCCGCGACGTTGGATTGCACGAACTATGCCGGCCTGACGGGCATGGTCACCGTCTCTGGACCGCCCGTCTGGGTTCCGGGGCCTTCGCACCTCGAGTGCGTCACTATCTGGGGAGAGGAATACTGCGTGGAGGTTCCCGGCGATCCCGTGCAGGTCCCCGGACCTTCGGTCCCGGCGCCGCGCTTCCCGCCGGTCTGCTATGACGGCCACGAGGGCACGGACTATCCGCTTCTGCTTGGCCGAATCGGGCAGGAGATCGGCGTGGACGTGACGGCGGCGGCGGCGGGAATCGTGGTCCGAACCGGCGACGGACACGCTGACGACTGCTTCGCCGATCCTTTTAATGAGTTCAAGCCGCGCTGTCCGGATACGCGGAATCCGGCCAACTTCATCATCGTGCGGCAGAACGATGGCCTGGTTGCCGCGTACTTCCACCTGGCGACCGATTCGGTCGCGGTGAGCGTTGGACAGCGCGTGGCGTGCGGGCAGTTCCTGGGTCTGGCGGCCAGCTCCGGCGACTCGACGGCGCCGCACCTGCACTTCGAGTTGCAGAATCTGTCGCCGACGGCGTTCGATCCGAACGCGGCGCCGGTGAGCGTGCTTCAGGATTGGAGCCTGTTCAGCGTGCGAAACAGCGGCGTCGCGGTTGATCCATACCTGCCCAATCTGTGGGCGGCGCTGGACGCATTCGGCGAGCCGATTCCGGTTTGCCCGTGA
- the pepP gene encoding Xaa-Pro aminopeptidase — protein MSTPVKMPSPPDAYRRRRAKLASHLKRPLVVFAGHAPSRNYAANVYPLRPSSTYLYFGGPFIEHAAWLITPGSDGDNGCTLFRPVAGPDDAVWLGPTPSDGDYAFAAGVAASRIADLDKLEAAVAGRGAVAIIPPFPDTIALAAKLKLAPLGDEEIIPLAAMRVRKDEHELAAMRYAAEIGCDAHRAAMAVIRPEMLEADVAAEYEAVLVANQCRHPYTPIITIRGEVLHGNGHPNMLDPGAMLLMDAGAEEPGGYATDITRVVPVNGQWTTIQRHIYDAVLRANRAAIEACTPGRRFREIHFLAARVIAEGLAQAELLVGDPAALVERNAHALFFTHGLGHLIGLDVHDLREFGPAATYAPGRQPPTEFGGRYLRMDRDLEPGMTLTIEPGIYLTPEVWERKDLCGPLEDVINRPKIEALLAERFGGIRIEHTVCVRAEGAAEILTDAVPTDADEVLEMVGIA, from the coding sequence ATGTCCACGCCCGTCAAGATGCCCTCGCCGCCCGACGCCTATCGTCGTCGCAGGGCGAAGCTGGCTTCACATTTGAAACGTCCGCTGGTCGTCTTCGCCGGCCACGCGCCGTCAAGAAACTACGCCGCCAACGTCTATCCGCTCCGCCCCAGCAGCACCTACCTCTACTTCGGCGGACCGTTCATCGAGCACGCCGCGTGGCTGATCACACCCGGCAGCGACGGGGACAACGGCTGCACACTGTTTCGTCCGGTGGCCGGACCCGACGACGCCGTCTGGCTCGGACCGACGCCCAGCGACGGCGATTACGCCTTCGCCGCCGGCGTCGCCGCCAGCCGCATCGCCGATCTGGACAAGCTCGAAGCGGCCGTCGCCGGTCGTGGAGCGGTGGCGATTATCCCGCCATTCCCGGACACGATTGCGCTGGCGGCAAAGCTGAAGCTCGCGCCGCTGGGCGACGAGGAGATCATCCCGCTCGCCGCGATGCGTGTCCGCAAGGACGAGCACGAGCTGGCCGCGATGCGCTACGCCGCCGAGATCGGCTGCGACGCGCACCGGGCCGCGATGGCGGTCATCCGGCCCGAAATGCTGGAGGCCGACGTGGCCGCAGAATACGAAGCCGTGCTGGTCGCCAACCAGTGCCGGCATCCCTACACGCCCATCATCACCATCCGCGGCGAAGTGCTGCACGGCAACGGGCATCCGAACATGCTCGACCCGGGCGCGATGCTGCTGATGGACGCCGGCGCCGAGGAGCCGGGCGGCTACGCGACCGACATCACGCGCGTCGTCCCGGTGAACGGCCAGTGGACCACGATTCAGCGGCACATCTACGACGCCGTCCTGCGGGCCAACCGGGCCGCGATCGAGGCCTGCACGCCGGGGCGGCGCTTTCGCGAGATTCACTTCCTCGCGGCCCGCGTCATCGCCGAAGGGCTGGCGCAGGCCGAGTTGCTGGTCGGCGATCCGGCCGCATTGGTGGAGCGCAACGCGCACGCTCTCTTTTTCACGCACGGCCTGGGTCATCTGATCGGTCTCGATGTCCACGATCTGCGGGAGTTCGGCCCAGCCGCGACCTACGCCCCCGGACGCCAGCCGCCAACGGAGTTCGGCGGGCGCTACCTGCGGATGGACCGCGATCTGGAGCCGGGGATGACGCTGACGATCGAACCGGGCATCTACCTGACGCCGGAGGTGTGGGAGCGCAAGGACCTGTGCGGCCCGCTGGAGGACGTGATCAACCGTCCGAAGATCGAGGCGCTATTGGCTGAGCGCTTCGGCGGTATTCGCATCGAGCACACGGTGTGCGTCCGCGCGGAGGGCGCGGCGGAGATTCTGACCGACGCGGTGCCGACCGATGCGGATGAAGTGCTTGAAATGGTCGGCATCGCCTGA